Genomic DNA from Paracoccus sp. MBLB3053:
GCTGCCGACCATGGCCGATGTCACCCGCGTTTTCGAAGGCATCACCCTGCCGACCCGCGACGATTGGGCCGCGCTCAAGGAGCAGGTCATGAAACACGGGCTTTACAACCGGAACCTGCAGGCGGTGCCGCCGACCGGCTCGATCAGCTATATCAACAACTCGACCAGCTCGATCCACCCGATCGTCGCGAAGATCGAGATCCGCAAGGAAGGCAAGATCGGCCGCGTCTATTACCCGGCGGCGTTCATGTCGAACGAGAACCTGGAATATTACCGCGACGCCTACGAGATCGGCCCCGACGCCATCATCGACACCTATGCGGCGGCGACCGAGCATGTCGATCAGGGCCTGTCGCTGACGCTGTTCTTCCCCGCCGAGGCTACGACGCGTGACATCAACCGCGCGCAGATCTATGCTTGGAAGAAGGGCATCAAGACGATCTACTACATCCGGCTGCGCCAGACCGCACTGGAAGGCACCGAGGTTCAGGGCTGCGTTTCCTGCTCTCTCTGACCAAAGTCGCTTGCGGGGGCTGAATGTCCCCCGCAATTCCATGGATATTTGAACACCAAAGAAAGGTTCTTCGGATGAAGGATCACGCCATTCGGACCCCATTGCGCGCCATCAACTGGAACCGTCTGGACGACGAGAAGGACCTCGAGGTCTGGAACCGCCTGACCGTGAACTTCTGGCTGCCCGAAAAGGTGCCGCTGTCGAATGACGTGCAAAGCTGGGCGACCCTGCGCCCGGCCGAGCGGGAATTGACGATCCGCGTCTTCACCGGCCTGACCCTGCTCGACACGGTGCAGAACACGATCGGCGCGCCCTCGATGATGCCCGACGCGCTGACCCCGCACGAAGAGGCGGTGCTGTCGAACATCTCGTTCATGGAGGCCGTCCATGCGCGGAGCTATTCGTCGATCTTCTCGACGCTCTGCCTGACCAAGGAAGTCGACGAGGCCTTCCGCTGGTCCGAGGAAAACCCGCATCTGCAAGCCAAGGCGCGGCTGATCCTTGAAGAATACAAGGCCGGCTCGGACCCGCTGAAGCGCAAGATCGCAAGCGTGTTCCTGGAAAGCTTCCTGTTCTATTCCGGCTTCTACCTGCCGATGTACTGGTCCTCGCGCGCGAAGCTGACCAACACCGCCGACCTGATCCGCCTGATCATCCGCGACGAGGCGGTGCATGGCTATTACATCGGCTACAAGTACCAACGCGGCCTTGAAAAGCTGAGCGCCGAAAAACAGCAGGAGCTGAAGGATTTCGCCTTCTCGCTGATCTTCGATCTTTACGACATCGAGCAGAAATACACCGCCGAGCTTTACGATGGGATCGGTCTGACCGAGGACGTGAAGGCCTTCCTGCATTACAACGCCAACAAGGCGCTGCAGAACCTCGGCTATGAGGCGCTGTTCCCGCCGCAGGCCTGCGAGGTGAACCCCGCGATCATGGCCGCACTGTCGCCCGACAGCGAAAACCACGACTTCTTCTCGGGTTCGGGCTCGTCCTACGTGATCGGCAAGGCCGTCGCGACCGAGGACGAAGACTGGGACTTCTGATCCAGCCCAAACGGCAAGGACGCCCGCCATTCCGGCGGGCGTTTTCGTTTCCGCACAGCCTCTTGCCCAAGGCGCGCGAAAGCCTAATCTGGCGCGCAAAACGGAGCCCCAGATGATAGCCATTACCCTGCTCACTGGCCGGGTCGCCCCCCTGCCCGGTTCGGACAAGCTCAGCGGAATTGCGAAGCATCCGGTGGATCAGCCGCTGACCCTTGGCCGCGAAGGTTTCGAAGGCGACGAGCAGGCGGATCTGCGCGTTCATGGCGGTGTCGAAAAGGCCGTCCATCATTATCCTTTCGACCATTACGCGGCCTGGCGCACCGATCTGGGCGAGCTGCCCTTGCTGGATGGTCCCGGCGCATTCGGCGAGAACCTCTCGACCACCGGCCTGACCGAAGATGGCGTGGCTGCGGGTGACATCTTTCGATTGGGCAGCGCGCTTCTGCAGGTCAGCCAGGGTCGACAGCCCTGCTGGAAACTGACCCAGCGGTTCGCTGTGCCCGACATGGCGCGGCGGGTGCAGGATACCGGCCGCACCGGATGGTATTACCGCGTTCTGGAAGCCGGCAAGGTCGCGCCCGGCGACAGGATCGAACTGATCGATCGGATTGCCCCGGAATGGTCGCTTCGCAGGCTTTGGCACGCGCTATATGTCGACCGGATGAACCTCGAGGAATTGCGCGGCATCGCGACACTCGACGTGCTGGCCGAGGGCTGGCGCAAATACGCGATCCGGCGGCTGGAGAACGGCAAGATCGAAGACTGGACGAAACGGCTTGAGGGCGGCGCATGAAACCGCCTTTGGTGATTTCGATCCAGAGCCAGGTCATCATGGGTCATGTCGGCAATTCCGCCGCCGTCTTTCCGATGCAGGCCGCCGGGCTGGAAGTCGCACAGATCCCGACGGTGGTTTTTTCGAACACCCCCGACTATCCGACGCTGCGCGGCCGGGCCGTGCCTGCGGATTTCTTCGCCGACCTGCTTGAGGGCGCGTGGGAACGGGGCCTGCCCGAGCGCGCGGCCTATATCGTCACCGGCTATATCGGATCGACCGAGGTCGCGCTGATGATTGCCGAGTTCATTGCCCGCGCGCGCGAAGTCAATCCCGGCCTGACCTATCTCTGCGATCCGGTCATGGGGGATGAAACGCCCGGCCTTTACGTGCCGGAAGTCATCGCCAATGTGCTGCGCGATGATCTGTTGCCGCAGGCTGACATCGCATCGCCCAACCCGTTCGAGATCGCCTATCTGACGGGCCAGCCGATCACCGAGCTTGCCGACCTGCCCATTGCGGCCCGCGCGTTGCGCCTTGCGCCCGGAGCAAGCCTGATCGCGACCGGCTGCCGTCTGCGCGAAACCGATCAGGGCATGCTGGAAAGCGTCGTGCTGGGCCCCGACGGCCTGAGCCGCCATGCCACGCCGCACCTTCCGCTTGCATTGGCGGGAACCGGAGACCTTTTCGCAGGCCTCGTCACCGCAGCATTGGGATGCGGACGCAGCCTGCCCGATGCGGTCGAATTCGCGCAGGAACAGACGACACGCGCGCTGGCCCATGCCGCATGCCTCGGCGCGAAAGAGGTGGTGCTGTCCGACCCTGCATTCCGCGCCGCGCTCCTGACGCTTTAGTTCTTCCGCAACGCGTTCATCAGCGCCGCGCCGAATGCGCCGGGACTATCATTGCCCGCAGGCTTCGCGGTCTTCGGGCCGCGCGCGGGCTGTGATTTCGGACCGCGCTCGGCTTGGCTGTCGCGCGCCGAGGCCCCGCCGTCCTTGCGCATGGTCAGGCCGATGCGTTTCCTCGGCACGTCCACCTCGGTCACCCGGACGCGGACCACGTCGCCGACCTTCACGACCTCGTTCGGGTCCTTCACGAAGCGGTCGGCGAGCTGGCTGATATGGACGAGGCCGTCCTGGTGCACGCCGATATCGACGAAGGCGCCGAAGGCCGCAACATTGGTGACCGTGCCTTCCAGCGCCATGCCGGGCCTGAGATCCTTGATGTCCTCGACCCCCTCGGCAAAGCTGGCGGTCACGAAGCTCGGGCGCGGGTCGCGGCCGGGCTTTTCCAGTTCCGACAGGATGTCGCGGATCGTCGGCAGGCCGAAGCTGTCATCGACGAACTGCTCGGCCCGGACGCCCTTCAGCGCCGCGCCGTCGCCCATGATCTGGCGGATGTCGCGGCCGCAGGCGGCGACGATCTTGCGCGCGACGCCGTAGGCCTCGGGATGGACCGACGAGGCGTCGAGCGGCTCTTTCCCGTCGCGGATGCGCAGGAAGCCCGCGCATTGCTCGAAGGCGCGGGGACCGAGGCCCGCGACCTTCTTCAGCTGCGCGCGCGAGGCGAAGGCCCCTTCGGCATCACGATGGGCCACGATGTTCTGCGCAAGCGACGGCCCCAGCCCCGCGACATGGGAAAGCAGGGGCGCCGAGGCGGTGTTCAGATCAACGCCGACCGCGTTCACCGCATCTTCGACCACTGCTTCGAGCGTTTTCGCAAGCTGGCGCTGGTCCACGTCATGCTGATACTGGCCGACGCCGATGGATTCCGGCGGCACCTTGACCAGCTCGGCCAACGGGTCCTGAAGACGGCGG
This window encodes:
- the nrdF gene encoding class 1b ribonucleoside-diphosphate reductase subunit beta — translated: MKDHAIRTPLRAINWNRLDDEKDLEVWNRLTVNFWLPEKVPLSNDVQSWATLRPAERELTIRVFTGLTLLDTVQNTIGAPSMMPDALTPHEEAVLSNISFMEAVHARSYSSIFSTLCLTKEVDEAFRWSEENPHLQAKARLILEEYKAGSDPLKRKIASVFLESFLFYSGFYLPMYWSSRAKLTNTADLIRLIIRDEAVHGYYIGYKYQRGLEKLSAEKQQELKDFAFSLIFDLYDIEQKYTAELYDGIGLTEDVKAFLHYNANKALQNLGYEALFPPQACEVNPAIMAALSPDSENHDFFSGSGSSYVIGKAVATEDEDWDF
- the pdxY gene encoding pyridoxal kinase, giving the protein MKPPLVISIQSQVIMGHVGNSAAVFPMQAAGLEVAQIPTVVFSNTPDYPTLRGRAVPADFFADLLEGAWERGLPERAAYIVTGYIGSTEVALMIAEFIARAREVNPGLTYLCDPVMGDETPGLYVPEVIANVLRDDLLPQADIASPNPFEIAYLTGQPITELADLPIAARALRLAPGASLIATGCRLRETDQGMLESVVLGPDGLSRHATPHLPLALAGTGDLFAGLVTAALGCGRSLPDAVEFAQEQTTRALAHAACLGAKEVVLSDPAFRAALLTL
- a CDS encoding MOSC domain-containing protein, with translation MIAITLLTGRVAPLPGSDKLSGIAKHPVDQPLTLGREGFEGDEQADLRVHGGVEKAVHHYPFDHYAAWRTDLGELPLLDGPGAFGENLSTTGLTEDGVAAGDIFRLGSALLQVSQGRQPCWKLTQRFAVPDMARRVQDTGRTGWYYRVLEAGKVAPGDRIELIDRIAPEWSLRRLWHALYVDRMNLEELRGIATLDVLAEGWRKYAIRRLENGKIEDWTKRLEGGA